A section of the Pseudomonas lini genome encodes:
- a CDS encoding PfkB family carbohydrate kinase — protein sequence MIDLVMAVDKLPQSGGDVLAQSARFEAGGGFNVMAAARRNGLPVIYLGGHGKGRFGDMAREAMTAEGIRIGIDQSTERDTGLCVALTEASAERTFISCIGAEGELAAKDLASVPAEAGDFVYVSGYSLLHGGKAQALVDWVLDLPDGIKVVFDPGPLVDSPDASLMKALLSRIDLWTSNRVEALRFTGATDIREALNRLADHLPTEVLMVVRDGPQGCWISQRGDHQHVPGFKVEAVDSNGAGDAHAGVFVAGLAHGLSAVEAALRANAAAALAVTCWGPATSPGAVEVDALIRETFGA from the coding sequence ATGATCGACCTGGTCATGGCCGTGGATAAATTGCCTCAATCGGGCGGTGACGTGCTGGCGCAATCCGCCCGTTTCGAGGCTGGTGGTGGCTTCAATGTGATGGCTGCGGCCCGGCGAAACGGTTTGCCGGTGATTTACCTCGGTGGCCATGGCAAGGGCCGTTTCGGCGATATGGCCCGAGAGGCGATGACGGCTGAAGGCATTCGGATCGGCATCGATCAGAGCACCGAGCGCGACACCGGGCTGTGCGTCGCGCTGACCGAAGCCTCGGCCGAGCGCACGTTCATTTCCTGCATCGGTGCCGAAGGCGAATTGGCCGCCAAAGACCTGGCGAGTGTGCCAGCCGAGGCGGGCGATTTTGTCTATGTCAGCGGCTATAGCCTGCTGCATGGCGGCAAGGCTCAGGCGCTGGTGGATTGGGTGCTGGATTTGCCGGACGGGATCAAGGTGGTGTTCGATCCGGGTCCGTTGGTGGATTCGCCAGACGCATCGCTGATGAAGGCCTTGTTGTCGCGCATCGATCTGTGGACCAGCAACCGTGTCGAGGCGCTGCGGTTTACCGGGGCGACAGACATCCGCGAGGCATTGAATCGGTTGGCTGATCATCTGCCGACCGAGGTACTGATGGTGGTACGCGATGGGCCGCAAGGGTGCTGGATCAGCCAGCGCGGCGATCACCAGCACGTGCCGGGCTTCAAGGTCGAGGCAGTGGACAGCAACGGCGCGGGGGATGCTCACGCAGGCGTTTTTGTCGCCGGGTTGGCGCACGGATTATCGGCGGTCGAAGCGGCACTGCGGGCGAATGCGGCTGCGGCATTGGCGGTCACTTGCTGGGGGCCGGCGACTTCGCCGGGGGCGGTTGAGGTGGATGCGTTGATCCGCGAGACTTTCGGCGCTTGA
- a CDS encoding cytosine permease: MSSSNTGQSAGQLETRGIEPVPEGECNGHPLQLFWVWFAANISILGLPLGATLVAFRGLAIWQAIIVAILGAAGSFAVVGIISIAGRRGRAPSLTLSRAIFGVRGNIGPTLVSLMSRLGWETVNTTTAAFVLLSLCSILFGSPVEAKSAPLLTLAFIAIFVLLTLSVSGLGHATLLVIQRWATYVFGALNILVGGFLCATIDWSAVFNATPAPLSAMIIGIGTMAAGTGIGWANAGADMSRYQHRSVKAVRLVASAAFGAGIPLVLLITLGGLLSVGNNDLASATDPIVAIRDMLPTWMAVPYLITAFGGLLLSNNLSVYSAGLTTLTLGLKVKRVYAVVLDIIAIFAGSIYFMLIAESFYGPFITFISLLAVPITAWVGIFVVDLIHRHYYSPKDLLDVSPSSAYWYRGGVEWRAFGAWALAIVLGFSFTTIGTTEQDVWFRGFLSDSWLGHNGLGWIVTFMVAGGIYWVLGGAKDRRTALIEPAHA; the protein is encoded by the coding sequence ATGAGTTCATCGAACACCGGGCAAAGCGCCGGGCAATTGGAAACCCGTGGCATCGAACCGGTGCCGGAAGGGGAGTGCAACGGTCACCCACTGCAACTGTTCTGGGTCTGGTTCGCAGCGAACATTTCCATTCTCGGCTTGCCGTTGGGCGCCACGCTGGTAGCCTTCCGTGGCCTGGCAATCTGGCAGGCGATCATCGTCGCCATCCTCGGTGCCGCCGGTTCGTTCGCGGTGGTCGGGATCATCTCCATTGCCGGTCGTCGTGGCCGCGCACCAAGCCTGACGCTGTCGCGAGCAATCTTCGGCGTACGCGGCAATATCGGTCCGACGCTGGTTTCGCTGATGTCGCGACTGGGTTGGGAAACCGTCAACACCACCACGGCCGCGTTCGTCTTGCTGTCGTTGTGCTCGATTCTGTTCGGCTCGCCGGTGGAAGCCAAAAGCGCACCGCTGCTGACCCTCGCGTTCATCGCGATTTTCGTGCTGCTGACATTGTCGGTGTCCGGTCTCGGTCACGCCACGTTGCTGGTGATCCAGAGATGGGCGACCTACGTGTTCGGTGCGTTGAACATCCTGGTCGGCGGTTTCCTCTGCGCGACTATCGACTGGAGCGCTGTATTCAACGCCACGCCAGCGCCCCTGAGCGCAATGATCATCGGCATCGGCACCATGGCCGCCGGCACCGGGATTGGCTGGGCCAACGCCGGTGCCGACATGTCGCGCTACCAGCACCGCAGCGTCAAAGCCGTGCGTCTGGTGGCATCGGCAGCGTTCGGTGCGGGGATTCCGCTGGTGCTGCTGATCACCCTCGGTGGTCTGCTGTCAGTGGGCAACAATGATCTGGCCTCGGCGACTGACCCGATCGTCGCGATCCGCGACATGCTGCCGACCTGGATGGCCGTGCCGTACCTGATCACCGCATTCGGCGGGCTGCTGCTGTCGAACAACCTGTCGGTGTACTCCGCCGGTTTGACTACCTTGACCCTCGGCCTGAAGGTCAAGCGCGTGTATGCAGTGGTGCTCGATATCATTGCGATCTTCGCCGGGTCGATCTACTTCATGCTGATCGCCGAAAGTTTCTACGGTCCGTTCATCACCTTCATTTCCTTGTTGGCCGTGCCGATCACGGCGTGGGTCGGGATCTTCGTGGTCGACCTGATTCACCGGCATTACTACAGCCCCAAAGACCTGTTGGACGTCAGCCCGAGCAGCGCCTACTGGTATCGCGGCGGCGTCGAGTGGCGCGCCTTCGGTGCATGGGCGCTGGCGATTGTGCTGGGCTTCAGTTTCACCACCATCGGTACTACTGAACAAGATGTCTGGTTCCGGGGCTTTTTGTCCGACTCCTGGCTGGGCCACAACGGCCTGGGCTGGATCGTGACGTTCATGGTGGCCGGTGGCATTTACTGGGTACTCGGCGGTGCCAAGGACCGTCGCACTGCATTGATCGAGCCGGCTCATGCGTAG
- a CDS encoding ADP-ribosylglycohydrolase family protein: MTALNRALGAFYGLALGDALGMPTQSLSRAEIKARFGDITDLQDAGPDQPIAANMPKGSITDDTEQAILVGQLLIEGEGWIEPQVLAQRLIEWEAGMQAKGSQDLLGPSTKRAIEMILAGHSLEEAGRYGTTNGAAMRITPVGIAADVADPERFIRAVVQACQVTHNTTLGIASAAAVAAVVSAGINGMELGEALNLGQQIAQKAESHGHWVAGGRIAARISWAWSISVDSDKALLADLLYDVIGTSVASQESVVVSFVLARQVAIGEMSAFEALCMAASLGGDTDTIAAILGAMLGACLGLESWPVAMIEQVKSVNDLQLEPLVQGLLALR, encoded by the coding sequence ATGACCGCACTCAACCGTGCCCTCGGCGCGTTCTATGGACTGGCCCTGGGCGACGCGTTGGGCATGCCGACTCAATCCCTGAGCCGCGCCGAGATCAAGGCGCGCTTCGGTGATATCACCGATCTGCAAGACGCTGGCCCGGATCAACCGATCGCCGCAAACATGCCCAAAGGCTCGATCACTGACGATACGGAGCAGGCGATCCTGGTCGGTCAGTTGTTGATTGAAGGCGAGGGCTGGATCGAACCGCAGGTGCTGGCCCAGCGCTTGATCGAATGGGAAGCAGGGATGCAAGCCAAGGGTTCGCAGGATTTGCTCGGCCCCTCGACCAAACGCGCGATCGAGATGATCCTCGCCGGCCACTCGCTGGAAGAGGCAGGGCGCTACGGCACCACCAATGGCGCGGCCATGCGCATCACGCCGGTGGGGATCGCGGCCGATGTTGCCGACCCCGAACGTTTCATCCGCGCCGTGGTGCAGGCCTGTCAGGTAACCCACAACACCACGTTGGGAATTGCCAGTGCGGCGGCGGTGGCGGCGGTGGTTTCTGCCGGGATCAACGGCATGGAGCTGGGCGAGGCATTGAACCTCGGCCAGCAGATCGCTCAGAAAGCCGAAAGCCATGGCCACTGGGTCGCTGGCGGACGTATCGCTGCACGCATCAGTTGGGCGTGGAGCATCAGCGTCGACAGTGACAAGGCGTTGCTGGCGGACTTGCTGTATGACGTGATCGGCACTTCGGTGGCCTCGCAGGAATCGGTGGTGGTGTCGTTTGTGCTGGCTCGGCAAGTGGCCATTGGTGAGATGAGTGCCTTCGAAGCGTTGTGCATGGCTGCCAGCCTGGGCGGCGATACTGACACCATCGCAGCGATTCTCGGCGCAATGCTTGGGGCTTGTCTGGGGCTTGAAAGTTGGCCGGTGGCGATGATCGAGCAGGTTAAATCGGTAAATGATCTACAGTTGGAACCGTTGGTGCAGGGGCTGTTGGCTTTGCGTTGA
- a CDS encoding GntR family transcriptional regulator, which translates to MIRPVRIDKKQQVVDELVRRIENGLMEDGVLLPGEHQLAQEFKVSRGTLREALAELKRRHYIATQSGVGSIVTFDGVVLDQRSGWAQALADNGALINTEVLRLEAVTRPDLLPRFGTDQFITLDRRRRGTDGTLVSLERSLMPATGGLEGLPRVGLIDDSLTITLAAYGYIGDHGDQWIGAEPLNAEDAELLGRPVGTVFLKALRTTYDRQNRFMEQVESLLDPVHFRLHLQIGTAK; encoded by the coding sequence ATGATTAGACCGGTACGAATTGACAAGAAACAACAGGTGGTCGACGAGCTTGTTCGGCGCATCGAAAACGGCCTCATGGAGGACGGCGTTCTATTGCCGGGCGAACATCAGTTGGCTCAAGAATTCAAGGTCAGCCGAGGCACGCTGCGTGAAGCCCTGGCCGAACTGAAACGGCGCCACTACATCGCTACGCAAAGCGGGGTGGGGTCCATCGTCACGTTCGACGGTGTGGTACTCGATCAGCGCAGCGGCTGGGCCCAGGCGCTGGCCGACAATGGGGCGCTGATCAATACCGAAGTGCTGCGGCTGGAGGCGGTCACCCGTCCTGACCTGCTACCACGTTTCGGCACCGATCAGTTCATCACCCTCGACCGTCGCCGTCGCGGCACCGATGGCACGCTCGTGTCCCTTGAACGTTCATTGATGCCCGCCACCGGAGGCCTGGAAGGCCTGCCGCGAGTCGGTCTGATCGATGACTCCCTGACCATCACGCTGGCCGCCTACGGCTACATCGGCGACCACGGCGATCAGTGGATCGGCGCCGAACCCTTGAATGCCGAAGACGCCGAATTGCTCGGACGTCCGGTGGGAACAGTGTTCCTCAAGGCCCTGCGCACCACTTACGACCGTCAGAACCGCTTCATGGAACAGGTCGAAAGCCTGCTCGATCCGGTGCATTTTCGTCTGCATCTGCAAATTGGAACTGCAAAATGA
- the araH gene encoding L-arabinose ABC transporter permease AraH: MTVQNNALPTPRKPLDLRRFLDDWVMLLAAVGIFVLCTLLIDNFLSPLNMRGLGLAISTTGIAACTMLYCLASGHFDLSVGSVIACAGVVAAVVMRDTDSVFLGVSAALVMGLIVGLINGIVIAKLRVNALITTLATMQIVRGLAYIFANGKAVGVSQEQFFVFGNGQLFGVPVPILITIVCFLFFGWLLNYTTYGRNTMAIGGNQEAALLAGVNVDRTKIIIFAVHGVIGALAGVILASRMTSGQPMIGQGFELTVISACVLGGVSLSGGIGMIRHVIAGVLILAIIENAMNLKNIDTFYQYVIRGSILLLAVVIDRLKQR, from the coding sequence ATGACCGTCCAAAACAACGCTTTGCCAACCCCGCGAAAACCTCTGGACCTGCGGCGCTTTCTCGATGACTGGGTGATGTTGCTGGCGGCCGTCGGGATCTTCGTGCTCTGCACCTTGCTGATCGACAACTTCCTGTCGCCGCTGAACATGCGCGGCCTGGGCCTGGCGATTTCCACTACCGGGATTGCCGCGTGCACCATGTTGTATTGCCTGGCGTCCGGGCATTTCGACTTGTCGGTGGGCTCGGTGATTGCCTGCGCCGGCGTGGTTGCGGCAGTGGTAATGCGCGACACCGACAGCGTGTTCCTCGGCGTGAGTGCAGCGCTGGTGATGGGGCTGATTGTCGGGCTGATCAATGGGATCGTGATCGCCAAGCTGCGGGTCAATGCGTTGATCACCACGCTGGCGACGATGCAGATCGTGCGTGGCCTGGCTTACATTTTTGCCAACGGTAAAGCGGTGGGCGTTTCACAGGAACAGTTCTTCGTTTTCGGTAACGGTCAGTTGTTCGGCGTGCCGGTGCCGATTCTGATCACCATCGTTTGCTTCCTGTTTTTCGGTTGGTTGCTGAATTACACCACCTACGGGCGCAACACCATGGCCATCGGCGGTAACCAGGAGGCGGCGTTGCTGGCCGGGGTGAACGTTGATCGGACCAAGATCATTATCTTTGCCGTGCACGGTGTGATTGGGGCATTGGCCGGGGTGATTCTGGCGTCGCGCATGACGTCCGGTCAGCCGATGATTGGCCAGGGTTTTGAGCTGACGGTGATCTCGGCTTGCGTGCTCGGCGGGGTGTCGCTGAGTGGCGGGATCGGGATGATTCGGCATGTGATTGCCGGGGTGCTGATTCTGGCGATCATCGAGAATGCGATGAACCTGAAGAATATCGATACGTTTTATCAGTACGTGATCCGCGGTTCGATTTTGCTGCTGGCGGTGGTGATTGACCGGTTGAAACAACGCTGA
- the araG gene encoding L-arabinose ABC transporter ATP-binding protein AraG: protein MHAQVQTDQQSIGGSLRFNAIGKTFPGVKALDGISFVAHPGQVHALMGENGAGKSTLLKILGGAYTPSSGDLQIGEQKRVFKSTADSIGSGVAVIHQELHLVPEMTVAENLFLGHLPASFGLINRGVLRQQALACLKGLADEIDPQEKVGRLSLGQRQLVEIAKALSRGAHVIAFDEPTSSLSAREIDRLMAIIGRLRDEGKVVLYVSHRMEEVFRICNAVTVFKDGRFVRTFEDMSALTHDQLVTCMVGRDIQDIYDYRSRPRGAVALKVDRLLGPGLREPVSFEAHKGEILGLFGLVGAGRTELFRMLSGLTRNTAGRLELRGRELKLHSPRDAIAAGILLCPEDRKKEGILPLASVAENINISARGAHSTFGCLLRGLWEKDNADKQIKALKVKTPNAAQKIMYLSGGNQQKAILGRWLSMPMKVLLLDEPTRGIDIGAKAEIYQIIHNLAASGIAVIVVSSDLMEVMGISDRILVLCEGAMRGELTREQANESNLLQLALPRQRAADVAN from the coding sequence ATGCACGCACAAGTACAGACAGATCAACAGAGCATTGGCGGCAGCCTGCGCTTCAACGCAATCGGCAAAACTTTTCCCGGGGTGAAGGCGCTGGACGGTATCAGCTTCGTCGCCCATCCGGGGCAGGTTCACGCCTTGATGGGCGAGAACGGCGCCGGTAAATCCACGCTGCTGAAAATCCTCGGCGGTGCTTACACGCCGAGCAGCGGCGATCTGCAGATCGGCGAGCAGAAGAGGGTGTTCAAGTCCACCGCCGACAGCATTGGCAGCGGGGTCGCGGTGATCCATCAGGAGCTGCACCTGGTGCCGGAAATGACCGTGGCCGAGAACCTGTTTCTCGGCCATCTGCCGGCGAGTTTCGGCCTGATCAATCGCGGCGTTTTGCGGCAACAGGCATTGGCCTGCCTTAAAGGCCTGGCCGATGAAATCGATCCGCAAGAGAAGGTCGGGCGCTTGTCCCTCGGCCAGCGGCAACTGGTGGAAATCGCCAAGGCGTTGTCCCGTGGCGCGCATGTGATCGCGTTCGACGAACCTACCAGCAGCCTGTCGGCACGGGAAATCGATCGCTTGATGGCGATCATCGGGCGCCTGCGCGACGAAGGCAAAGTGGTGCTTTACGTCTCCCATCGCATGGAAGAAGTGTTCCGCATCTGCAACGCGGTGACGGTGTTCAAGGACGGTCGCTTCGTGCGCACCTTCGAGGACATGAGCGCGCTGACCCATGATCAGTTAGTGACGTGCATGGTCGGTCGTGACATTCAGGATATCTACGATTACCGCAGCCGTCCCCGTGGCGCTGTGGCGCTCAAGGTCGATAGGTTGCTAGGGCCAGGCTTGCGCGAGCCGGTGAGTTTCGAGGCGCACAAGGGTGAAATACTCGGGCTGTTCGGCCTGGTCGGGGCCGGGCGCACCGAGCTGTTCCGGATGCTCAGCGGGCTGACGCGCAACACCGCCGGGCGCCTGGAACTGCGCGGTCGTGAACTGAAATTGCATTCGCCCCGCGATGCCATCGCAGCGGGGATTCTGTTGTGTCCCGAAGACCGCAAGAAGGAGGGCATCCTGCCACTGGCCAGCGTCGCCGAGAACATCAATATCAGCGCTCGCGGCGCCCATTCCACCTTCGGTTGCCTGTTGCGCGGCTTGTGGGAAAAGGACAATGCCGACAAGCAGATCAAGGCGCTGAAGGTGAAGACGCCCAACGCGGCGCAGAAAATCATGTACCTGTCTGGCGGCAATCAGCAGAAGGCGATTCTCGGTCGCTGGCTGTCGATGCCAATGAAAGTCCTGCTGCTCGACGAGCCCACCCGGGGCATCGACATCGGTGCAAAAGCCGAGATCTACCAGATCATCCATAACCTGGCGGCCAGCGGCATCGCGGTGATTGTGGTGTCCAGCGACCTGATGGAAGTCATGGGCATTTCCGACCGCATCCTGGTGCTCTGCGAAGGCGCGATGCGCGGCGAACTGACCCGCGAACAAGCCAATGAATCCAACCTGCTGCAACTGGCGTTGCCACGCCAACGCGCCGCCGACGTGGCGAACTGA
- a CDS encoding substrate-binding domain-containing protein: MKRRRGIRSLCCAALAVTAVSLSSTLLAAEEVKIGFLVKQAEEPWFQTEWAFAEKAGKDKGFTVIKIAVPDGEKTLSAIDSLAANGAKGFVICPPDVSLGPAIMAKAKLNGLKVIAVDDRFVDASGKFMEHVPYLGMAAFEVGQKQGAAMAAEAKKRGWDWKDTYAVINTYNELDTGKKRTDGSVKALEEAGIPKDHILFSALKTLDVPGSMDATNSALVKLPGAAKNLIIGGMNDNTVLGGVRATESAGFAAANVIGIGINGTDAIGELKKPNSGFFGSMLPSPHIEGYNTASMMYEWVTTGKEPPKYTAMDDVTLITRDNFKQELEKIGLWN; the protein is encoded by the coding sequence ATGAAACGTCGTCGTGGGATCCGTTCCCTGTGCTGTGCCGCTTTGGCGGTTACCGCGGTCAGCCTGAGCAGTACGTTGCTGGCGGCCGAGGAAGTGAAGATCGGTTTTCTGGTCAAGCAAGCGGAAGAGCCCTGGTTCCAGACCGAATGGGCCTTCGCCGAAAAGGCCGGCAAGGACAAGGGCTTCACCGTCATCAAAATCGCCGTGCCTGATGGCGAGAAAACCCTCTCGGCCATCGACAGCCTGGCGGCCAACGGCGCCAAGGGCTTCGTGATCTGCCCGCCGGACGTCTCCCTCGGCCCGGCCATCATGGCCAAGGCCAAGCTCAACGGTTTGAAAGTGATCGCCGTCGATGACCGTTTCGTCGATGCCAGTGGCAAATTCATGGAGCACGTGCCGTACCTCGGCATGGCAGCCTTCGAAGTCGGCCAGAAGCAGGGCGCCGCCATGGCCGCCGAAGCGAAGAAACGCGGCTGGGACTGGAAAGACACTTACGCTGTGATCAACACCTACAACGAACTCGACACCGGTAAGAAACGTACTGACGGTTCTGTCAAAGCGCTGGAAGAAGCCGGTATACCGAAAGACCACATCCTCTTCTCGGCGCTGAAAACCCTCGACGTACCGGGCAGCATGGACGCCACCAACTCGGCGTTGGTGAAGCTTCCGGGTGCGGCGAAAAACCTGATCATTGGCGGCATGAACGACAACACCGTGCTGGGCGGCGTGCGCGCCACCGAAAGCGCCGGTTTTGCCGCGGCCAACGTGATCGGCATCGGCATCAACGGCACCGATGCTATCGGCGAACTGAAGAAGCCCAACAGCGGCTTCTTCGGCTCGATGCTGCCGAGCCCGCACATCGAGGGCTACAACACCGCGAGCATGATGTATGAGTGGGTCACCACCGGCAAAGAACCGCCGAAATACACCGCGATGGACGACGTTACGCTGATCACGCGCGACAACTTCAAGCAGGAACTGGAAAAGATCGGCCTGTGGAACTGA
- a CDS encoding SDR family oxidoreductase yields the protein MAEPLSLPPVPEPPKGERLKNKVVLLTGAAQGIGEAIVATFASQQAKLIISDVQAEKVEKVAAHWREQGADVVAIKADVSRQQDLHAMARLAIELHGRIDVLVNCAGVNVFRDPLEMTEEDWRRCFAIDLDGAWYGCKAVLPQMIEQGIGSIINIASTHSTHIIPGCFPYPVAKHGLLGLTRALGIEYAPKGIRVNAIAPGYIETQLNVDYWNGFADPHAERQRAFDLHPPRRIGQPIEVAMTAVFLASDEAPFINASCITIDGGRSVMYHD from the coding sequence ATGGCTGAACCTCTTTCCTTGCCACCGGTGCCCGAACCGCCCAAGGGTGAGCGCCTGAAAAACAAGGTCGTGCTGCTGACCGGCGCCGCTCAAGGTATCGGCGAAGCGATTGTTGCAACCTTCGCTTCTCAGCAGGCCAAGCTGATCATCAGCGATGTCCAAGCCGAGAAAGTCGAGAAAGTCGCGGCGCATTGGCGTGAACAAGGCGCGGATGTGGTGGCGATCAAGGCCGATGTGTCGCGTCAGCAAGATCTGCACGCCATGGCCAGATTGGCCATCGAACTTCACGGCCGGATTGACGTGTTGGTCAATTGCGCCGGGGTCAACGTGTTCCGCGATCCGCTGGAAATGACCGAAGAAGACTGGCGTCGCTGCTTCGCCATCGACCTGGACGGCGCCTGGTATGGCTGCAAAGCCGTGTTGCCGCAAATGATCGAGCAGGGCATCGGTAGCATCATCAACATCGCCTCGACCCACTCCACCCACATCATTCCGGGCTGCTTCCCGTACCCGGTGGCCAAACATGGCTTGCTCGGCCTGACCCGCGCCTTGGGCATCGAATACGCACCCAAAGGCATTCGCGTCAACGCCATCGCGCCGGGCTATATCGAAACCCAACTGAACGTCGATTACTGGAACGGTTTTGCCGACCCCCATGCCGAACGTCAACGGGCCTTCGACCTGCATCCACCGCGGCGTATCGGCCAGCCGATTGAAGTGGCGATGACTGCTGTGTTCCTGGCCAGCGATGAAGCGCCGTTCATTAACGCTTCATGCATCACCATCGATGGTGGGCGCTCGGTCATGTACCACGACTGA